A single Oncorhynchus nerka isolate Pitt River linkage group LG10, Oner_Uvic_2.0, whole genome shotgun sequence DNA region contains:
- the etaa1b gene encoding ewing's tumor-associated antigen 1 homolog: MPNPRKHDHNTGSNDLSEIWSHGSTFSQKRLRTNKSRKSQKLTPQSSPSVRKSPHTRSKDLETPKRGARGRYTGLNNTADSPGDGDVLQDIIWDPASPTPARSGEGPGNTRVVEISDIVNRIAPKDAQHVSVDSPLLQWIGDSAVPCTPEVRPPKARKKSTRKSSVEDLMQLARQFDINMHQQDREKRSAEHTNNTINNNRYGEEPKGPTMSSSAQQVEAELNALFDGPTQRVTGRLSQGSTASTCSQEVKVQVGVSHLTADDCVKESEVKPGGGSTSGSSARTGKEEVGQWKATTTVAKDEDFDWEDDDLLCDPIVLEMTQNPDGLKTLSPKPSSSSTHLQPSNRDGLTGPCPKPKPNSRSTFLLEPNLCFQVNMAPTTKEALRPFLTVGAAQPERPRPGVSAAVGSRGPSRDSAEGKADGVSTATTPTSRGTTAPDSAFKDLSEEDLQSLFDSESLWNDDEGDDDELLYQVCDDVERISNSQPLSEDASVTTDTTEVRFQESKPKAPPSAPLAATREGTVTMDMAVGGPSSKQSTTCTSGRSNSVREGTVTMDTAVGGPSSKQSTTCTSGRSNSAPGDGSSTPVHFQRWNIPAKAGNVWVGHHTVTSQSHPGSGEGLGKFTQLKGAPGWGTFGLGSLGVRTFQAENSKSVMPRTVSARTLPNSNSHPASSFKRHLSDSAAIGNKVFVNSQLTGRCTEEEIERKKQEAIARRRTRETSLKAGGLPL, encoded by the exons ATGCCAAATCCAAGAAAGCACGACCATAACACTGGCTCAAATGACTTAAGTGAAATCTGGAGTCATGGTtccacattttcacaaaaaaggcTGAGAACAAACAAATCGCGTAAAAGTCAGAAACTGACTCCCCAATCTTCACCTTCTGTCAGGAAGTCACCACATACTCGGTCTAAAG ATCTGGAGACCCCCAAACGAGGAGCGAGGGGCAGATACACGGGCTTAAACAACACTGCTGATTCCCCCGGGGATGGGGATGTTTTACAAGACATCATATGGGACCCGGCATCACCTACTCCTGCTAGAAGTG GCGAAGGGCCCGGCAACACCAGAGTTGTTGAGATATCAGACATTGTCAATCGGATCGCCCCTAAG GATGCCCAGCATGTCTCTGTGGATAGTCCTCTCCTCCAGTGGATTGGGGACAGTGCTGTCCCATGTACCCCAGAGGTACGCCCGCCCAAAGCAAGGAAGAAATCCACTCG gaaAAGCTCAGTGGAGGACTTGATGCAGCTGGCCAGGCAGTTTGACATCAACATGCACCAGCAGGACCGAGAGAAGAGGAGCGCTGAACACACAAACAATACCATAAACAACAACCGCTACGGGGAGGAGCCCAAGGGCCCGACGATGTCGTCATCAGCCCAGCAGGTAGAGGCGGAGCTTAACGCTCTGTTCGACGGGCCGACGCAGCGAGTCACCGGACGGCTCAGCCAAGGGTCGACCGCCTCCACCTGTTCTCAGGAGGTCAAGGTTCAAGTTGGGGTCAGCCATCTCACTGCCGATGACTGCGTCAAAGAGTCTGAGGTCAAGCCTGGCGGGGGAAGCACGTCTGGTTCATCGGCTCGTACTGGTAAAGAGGAAGTAGGACAGTGGAAAGCCACGACGACTGTGGCGAAAGACGAGGACTTTGACTGGGAGGATGATGACCTTCTCTGTGACCCTATCGTGTTGGAGATGACCCAGAATCCTGACGGGCTGAAAACGCTGTCCCCCAAACCCAGCAGCTCAAGCACACACCTTCAACCCTCAAACAGAGATGGCCTCACTGGGCCATGTCCTAAACCCAAGCCCAACAGCAGAAGCACTTTCCTGCTGGAGCCCAACCTTTGTTTCCAGGTGAATATGGCTCCGACAACCAAAGAAGCACTCAGACCGTTCCTCACTGTTGGAGCGGCCCAGCCTGAGAGACCCAGGCCCGGCGTGTCTGCTGCTGTGGGAAGTAGGGGCCCCAGTAGAGACTCTGCAGAAGGGAAGGCTGATGGGGTGAGCACAGCCACAACTCCAACCTCACGTGGAACCACAGCCCCAGACTCCGCTTTCAAAGACCTCTCAGAGGAGGACCTTCAGTCCCTGTTTGACTCTGAGTCGCTTTGGAACGACGACGAAGGTGACGATGACGAACTGCTGTATCAGGTGTGTGACGACGTGGAGAGGATCTCCAACAGTCAGCCCCTGTCCGAGGATGCCTCCGTAACCACGGATACCACTGAGGTCCGCTTCCAAGAGAGCAAACCGAAAGCTCCTCCATCCGCCCCTCTGGCTGCAACGAGAGAGGGGACTGTGACTATGGATATGGCTGTAGGTGGTCCTAGCAGTAAACAGTCAACCACCTGCACGTCTGGCCGCTCCAACTCAGTGAGAGAGGGGACTGTGACTATGGATACGGCTGTAGGTGGTCCTAGCAGTAAACAGTCAACCACCTGCACGTCTGGCCGCTCCAACTCAGCACCAGGAGATGGGAGCAGCACCCCTGTGCACTTTCAGAGATGGAACATTCCAGCGAAAGCAGGAAATGTTTGGGTCGGACATCATACAGTCACGTCCCAGAGCCATCCAGGCAGTGGGGAGGGTCTGGGCAAGTTTACCCAGCTGAAGGGTGCTCCAGGCTGGGGTACATTTGGCCTAGGATCCCTTGGAGTTAGAACCTTCCAAGCGGAGAACTCAAAGTCGGTCATGCCACGGACAGTGTCGGCGAGAACCCTCCCAAACTCAAATTCCCATCCTGCGTCATCGTTCAAGAGACATCTGTCGGACTCGGCCGCCATCGGCAACAAAG TGTTTGTCAACAGTCAGCTGACGGGGAGATGCACGGAGGAGGAGATTGAGAGGAAGAAGCAGGAGGCCATAGCCAGAAGAAGGACCAGAGAAACCTCCCTAAAAGCAGGGGGACTTCCTCTGTGA
- the LOC115127168 gene encoding kelch domain-containing protein 1-like isoform X2: protein MSGEIPPPMSGTCSCFLIGHMYIFGGYDDMGQTNQLYRVNLLDGDYRWKNVKAESGSPPSPRDKLCCWVVNNRVTYFGGYGHKTLDDIMDDKSFVVDTASLEQNVGWGWNNEVHVFDTTLASWREPQSSGRAPAPRAAHAGATLGHKGYVYGGRVLETAPSDIHCLDLESWTWSEIVPTSTVPGGRSWHSLTALSDNTLFLFGGLNVDCKPMSDRWVLDVDTKTWREFDHPNNNKPRLWHTASQAKDSDVVVFGGSCDYVLLGGTYESLTGHSNDALVFQTQPYPLFRICVDCIAKNVNNFKMLQNQLPSLPRKLLEAVQRRTSRII from the exons ATGTCAGGAGAGATCCCGCCCCCCATGTCAGGCACCTGCAGCTGCTTTCTAATTGGCCACATGTACATATTTGGAGGATATGATGACATGGGACAGACCAATCAG CTTTACCGTGTCAACCTCCTGGATGGGGACTACAGATGGAAGAATGTGAAAGCTGAGAGTGGCTCTCCTCCGTCACCCAGAGATAAGCTGTGCTGCTGGGTTGTCAACAACAG GGTCACCTACTTTGGTGGATATGGTCACAAGACACTTGATGACATCATGGATGACAAAAGCTTCGTCGTGGACACGGCATCATTG GAGCAGAACGTTGGTTGGGGATGGAACAATGAAGTCCACGTTTTTGATACAACACTAGCCAGCTGGAGGGAACCACAGAGCTCt GGTCGTGCTCCTGCCCCCAGAGCTGCCCATGCAGGTGCAACACTTGGTCATAAAGGGTATGTCTATGGGGGCCGAGTACTG GAAACCGCACCAAGTGACATTCATTGTCTAGATCTAGAATCATGGACATGGTCTGAAAT AGTACCAACATCCACTGTGCCAGGGGGAAGGTCGTGGCACAGCCTCACTGCACTATCTGATAACACTTTGTTTCTATTTGGTGGACTGAATGTAGACTGCAAACCAATGA GTGATAGATGGGTTTTAGACGTtgacacaaagacatggagggaGTTTGACCATCCAAACAACAACAAACCAAG GTTGTGGCACACAGCAAGCCAAGCAAAGGACTCTGACGTCGTTGTGTTTGGGGGTAGTTGTGACTACGTCCTCCTAGGAGGAACGTATGAGAGTTTGACG GGCCACAGCAATGATGCACTTGTTTTCCAGACCCAGCCTTATCCCCTCTTTCG GATATGTGTGGACTGCATAGCAAAGAATGTGAACAACTTCAAGATGCTTCAAAACCAGCTTCCATCTCTGCCCCGGAAACTACTGGAAGCTGTACAGAGGAGAACATCCAGAATTATataa
- the LOC115127168 gene encoding kelch domain-containing protein 1-like isoform X1: MDSAFEKHCVERVALERSGHTAVLEGNTLHVWGGYMSTAEGEVFLPSDEIWLYDLERGVWELCQMSGEIPPPMSGTCSCFLIGHMYIFGGYDDMGQTNQLYRVNLLDGDYRWKNVKAESGSPPSPRDKLCCWVVNNRVTYFGGYGHKTLDDIMDDKSFVVDTASLEQNVGWGWNNEVHVFDTTLASWREPQSSGRAPAPRAAHAGATLGHKGYVYGGRVLETAPSDIHCLDLESWTWSEIVPTSTVPGGRSWHSLTALSDNTLFLFGGLNVDCKPMSDRWVLDVDTKTWREFDHPNNNKPRLWHTASQAKDSDVVVFGGSCDYVLLGGTYESLTGHSNDALVFQTQPYPLFRICVDCIAKNVNNFKMLQNQLPSLPRKLLEAVQRRTSRII, translated from the exons ATGGATTCTGCCTTTGAGAAACACTGTGTGGAACGTGTTGCCCTTGAGCGAAGTGGTCACACAGCTGTATTAGAGGGAAATACACTGCATGTCTGGGGAGGCTACATG TCAACCGCTGAGGGTGAAGTGTTCCTTCCCAGTGATGAAATCTGGTTGTATGACTTAGAAAGAGGTGTATG GGAACTGTGTCAAATGTCAGGAGAGATCCCGCCCCCCATGTCAGGCACCTGCAGCTGCTTTCTAATTGGCCACATGTACATATTTGGAGGATATGATGACATGGGACAGACCAATCAG CTTTACCGTGTCAACCTCCTGGATGGGGACTACAGATGGAAGAATGTGAAAGCTGAGAGTGGCTCTCCTCCGTCACCCAGAGATAAGCTGTGCTGCTGGGTTGTCAACAACAG GGTCACCTACTTTGGTGGATATGGTCACAAGACACTTGATGACATCATGGATGACAAAAGCTTCGTCGTGGACACGGCATCATTG GAGCAGAACGTTGGTTGGGGATGGAACAATGAAGTCCACGTTTTTGATACAACACTAGCCAGCTGGAGGGAACCACAGAGCTCt GGTCGTGCTCCTGCCCCCAGAGCTGCCCATGCAGGTGCAACACTTGGTCATAAAGGGTATGTCTATGGGGGCCGAGTACTG GAAACCGCACCAAGTGACATTCATTGTCTAGATCTAGAATCATGGACATGGTCTGAAAT AGTACCAACATCCACTGTGCCAGGGGGAAGGTCGTGGCACAGCCTCACTGCACTATCTGATAACACTTTGTTTCTATTTGGTGGACTGAATGTAGACTGCAAACCAATGA GTGATAGATGGGTTTTAGACGTtgacacaaagacatggagggaGTTTGACCATCCAAACAACAACAAACCAAG GTTGTGGCACACAGCAAGCCAAGCAAAGGACTCTGACGTCGTTGTGTTTGGGGGTAGTTGTGACTACGTCCTCCTAGGAGGAACGTATGAGAGTTTGACG GGCCACAGCAATGATGCACTTGTTTTCCAGACCCAGCCTTATCCCCTCTTTCG GATATGTGTGGACTGCATAGCAAAGAATGTGAACAACTTCAAGATGCTTCAAAACCAGCTTCCATCTCTGCCCCGGAAACTACTGGAAGCTGTACAGAGGAGAACATCCAGAATTATataa